In Arthrobacter sp. StoSoilB5, one genomic interval encodes:
- a CDS encoding ATP-dependent DNA helicase, producing MVEEVAADVVESVGEKFTLELLDKAVAGMGGQSRAGQHEMAKQVTRAIESGEHLLVQAGTGTGKSLAYLIPLIAHSMDSDKPTLVSTATLALQTQIVGRDLPRLLETISPALERPVKVALVKGRANYVCLQKLEGGFPSEEPSEGQLFSLGEDTSVPHFAAAVGGPSSQLGKEVVRLREWAETTPTGDRDELMPGVTDRAWRQVSVTSMECLGAQKCPLAEECFSELAHARAAEADVVVTNHAMLAVSAFEGLAVLPEYDVVVVDEAHELQDRVTGAVSGQLSVAMVHAAASSARKHTAITVDALNAAADRLDMAIAGVPNGLLPNGLNDEQLDCLDQLRDATRAALSDSKTDSSNAVDGGRQLARSRLMLILELCERMLAAKENREVVWFSRNSTFDPQQGYSQPDETSPALINIAPLSVAGRLREGLFAGHTVVLTSATLAIGSAFEPAAGGLGLIGDGAPSWTGLDVGSPFDYPKQGVLYVAKHLPKPGRGTSAEALDELEDLIRASGGGALCLFSSRRAAEEAADAMRPRLDVDILCQGESTMAALVKQFADEPDTCLFGTMSLWQGVDVPGGSCRLVVIDRIPFPRPDDPLMTARSRAVAQSGGNGFMAVSATHAAIRLAQGAGRLIRSTADKGVVAVLDSRLSTERYGGFLRAALPPFWATTDRNVVRGVLERLGTKKT from the coding sequence ATGGTTGAGGAGGTGGCGGCGGACGTCGTCGAGTCGGTGGGGGAGAAGTTCACCCTCGAACTGTTGGACAAAGCTGTTGCTGGAATGGGCGGTCAAAGCCGTGCAGGCCAGCACGAGATGGCAAAACAAGTCACCAGGGCAATCGAGTCCGGTGAACATTTGCTCGTCCAAGCGGGAACGGGGACAGGTAAGTCCTTGGCTTACCTGATTCCGTTGATCGCGCATTCCATGGACAGCGACAAACCGACACTCGTGTCCACCGCTACGTTGGCCCTGCAGACTCAAATTGTGGGCCGGGACCTGCCCCGGCTGTTGGAGACCATAAGCCCGGCCCTTGAACGGCCCGTGAAAGTAGCTCTCGTCAAGGGTCGGGCAAATTATGTCTGCCTGCAAAAGCTCGAAGGGGGCTTCCCCAGCGAGGAGCCGTCGGAAGGCCAACTGTTTTCCCTTGGCGAGGACACCAGCGTGCCGCATTTCGCAGCGGCCGTTGGGGGCCCGTCGTCGCAATTGGGCAAGGAAGTAGTACGGCTCCGCGAGTGGGCCGAAACGACCCCCACAGGGGACCGGGACGAACTAATGCCCGGCGTCACGGATCGTGCCTGGCGGCAGGTCTCTGTGACGTCAATGGAGTGCTTGGGAGCACAGAAGTGCCCACTTGCCGAGGAGTGCTTCAGCGAGCTGGCACACGCCAGGGCCGCCGAAGCCGACGTCGTAGTCACCAACCACGCCATGCTGGCCGTGAGCGCGTTTGAAGGACTCGCGGTCTTGCCTGAATATGACGTCGTGGTGGTTGACGAAGCTCACGAGCTTCAGGACCGGGTCACGGGGGCCGTGTCGGGCCAGTTGTCCGTGGCGATGGTCCATGCGGCCGCCTCGAGCGCCCGCAAACACACGGCCATCACCGTTGACGCCCTGAATGCTGCTGCGGACCGGCTGGATATGGCTATTGCCGGAGTCCCCAACGGTCTGCTGCCCAATGGGCTCAACGACGAACAACTTGACTGCCTGGACCAACTGCGGGATGCCACCCGCGCCGCGTTGTCGGATTCGAAGACTGACTCTTCAAACGCGGTCGACGGCGGTCGGCAGCTTGCGCGCTCCCGGCTCATGCTCATTCTGGAACTGTGCGAGAGGATGCTCGCCGCCAAGGAGAACCGTGAAGTGGTGTGGTTCTCCAGAAACAGCACCTTCGATCCCCAGCAGGGTTACTCCCAGCCGGATGAGACATCGCCGGCACTGATCAACATCGCCCCACTCAGCGTGGCGGGGAGGCTGCGGGAAGGCCTATTTGCAGGGCACACAGTGGTGCTGACTTCCGCGACGCTGGCAATTGGATCGGCGTTTGAGCCTGCAGCGGGCGGCCTCGGACTGATCGGGGACGGGGCGCCGAGCTGGACCGGCTTGGACGTCGGATCACCCTTTGACTATCCCAAGCAGGGCGTCCTCTACGTGGCCAAACACCTGCCTAAGCCCGGCCGCGGTACGTCGGCCGAGGCCCTCGATGAGCTCGAAGACCTCATCCGTGCATCCGGCGGGGGAGCCTTGTGCCTGTTCTCCTCACGGCGGGCGGCCGAGGAAGCCGCAGACGCCATGCGCCCGCGGCTGGATGTGGACATCCTCTGCCAGGGCGAATCCACCATGGCAGCGTTGGTAAAGCAATTTGCCGATGAACCGGACACCTGCCTCTTCGGCACGATGTCCCTGTGGCAAGGCGTTGACGTCCCTGGTGGTTCATGCCGCCTTGTGGTGATCGACCGCATTCCGTTCCCGAGGCCCGACGATCCGCTGATGACTGCACGCTCGCGGGCCGTTGCGCAGTCCGGGGGCAACGGGTTCATGGCGGTGTCGGCTACCCACGCGGCAATTCGCCTTGCGCAAGGCGCAGGGCGCCTTATTCGCTCTACCGCCGACAAAGGTGTGGTGGCGGTGCTGGACTCACGGCTTTCCACCGAACGGTACGGAGGGTTCCTGCGCGCCGCATTGCCACCGTTTTGGGCGACGACGGATCGCAACGTGGTGCGCGGCGTTCTGGAACGCCTGGGCACAAAGAAAACGTAG
- the lexA gene encoding transcriptional repressor LexA — protein sequence MAAKATGGGVPLRSQQPQKSPKSLTVRQKKILETIQRSVNDNGYPPSMREIGDTVGLASLSSVTHQLSQLEKLGYLRRDPKRPRAMEVLMPLTLDGGTIPGVEAATTLRSAGGLAVTELASASDTAMVPLVGRIAAGGPILADQTIEDVLPLPRQLVGHGELFMLKVAGDSMIDAAICDGDWVVVRRQNDAINGDIVAALLDDEATVKTFRQRDGHTWLLPQNTQYEPILGDQATIMGKVVSVLRSL from the coding sequence ATGGCAGCGAAAGCCACCGGCGGCGGGGTACCCCTGCGGAGCCAGCAGCCTCAAAAGAGTCCCAAAAGCCTGACTGTCCGGCAGAAGAAAATACTGGAAACCATTCAGCGGTCCGTCAATGACAACGGGTATCCGCCGAGCATGCGCGAAATCGGGGACACCGTTGGTCTCGCAAGCCTGTCCAGCGTCACGCACCAGCTCTCGCAGTTGGAAAAGCTCGGCTACTTACGGAGGGATCCCAAGCGCCCCCGCGCCATGGAGGTCCTCATGCCTTTGACGCTTGATGGCGGGACGATTCCCGGCGTGGAAGCGGCCACCACACTGCGCAGCGCAGGTGGACTCGCCGTGACGGAATTGGCCAGTGCCAGCGACACCGCAATGGTGCCCTTGGTGGGAAGGATTGCAGCCGGCGGGCCAATCCTCGCCGACCAGACCATTGAGGACGTCCTGCCCTTGCCCCGGCAGTTGGTGGGCCACGGCGAACTGTTCATGTTGAAGGTCGCTGGCGACTCAATGATCGATGCCGCCATTTGTGATGGTGACTGGGTAGTTGTCCGGCGACAGAACGACGCCATCAACGGCGACATCGTCGCCGCCCTCCTGGACGACGAAGCCACAGTGAAAACCTTCCGCCAGCGCGACGGACACACATGGCTGCTGCCCCAGAACACGCAGTACGAACCGATTCTGGGAGACCAAGCCACCATTATGGGCAAGGTCGTCTCTGTCCTGCGTTCCCTCTAA
- a CDS encoding LysM peptidoglycan-binding domain-containing protein, which translates to MSAISTFHEFRNTPAPTRLRLTRRGRIVFFGIPAMLLLAALLSLAGFINSPAKASDTRAQLQPPVAVTVTVQPGQSLWGIAGAAAPERDPRDVIAEIIQLNDLRGGRIQPGQQLFVPAN; encoded by the coding sequence ATGTCCGCAATCTCAACGTTCCACGAATTCCGCAACACCCCGGCGCCTACGCGTCTCCGGCTTACCCGGCGCGGCAGGATCGTCTTCTTCGGCATCCCTGCCATGCTGCTCCTTGCCGCACTGCTGAGCCTGGCCGGCTTCATCAACTCTCCCGCCAAAGCCTCGGATACGCGGGCCCAGTTGCAGCCGCCCGTTGCTGTCACGGTTACCGTCCAGCCCGGGCAGTCCCTGTGGGGCATTGCCGGTGCGGCCGCTCCTGAGCGCGACCCCCGCGATGTCATCGCGGAAATCATCCAGTTGAACGACCTCCGCGGAGGACGCATCCAGCCGGGCCAGCAGCTTTTCGTTCCCGCCAACTAA
- a CDS encoding histidinol-phosphate transaminase produces MSDQLERLDRLPLRTNLRGLSPYGAPQLDVPILLNVNENTHGVPADVQAAITEAVAAAATGLNRYPDREFTELRESLADYLGHGLSADNIWAANGSNEVLQQILQAFGGPGRKALGFPPTYSMYPLLASGTDTEYVRGVRADDYGLDAASAAAQVKETGANIVFLCSPNNPTGTGLGLDVVEAVYEAGEASQAIVIVDEAYHEFAHDNTPSALTLLPGRERLIVSRTMSKAFALAGARLGYMAAAPEVTDAIRLVRLPYHLSAVTQATALAALNHREALMADVEDIKVQRDRIVTELLRMGLKPSASDSNYVFFGGLENPHAIWQGLLEAGVLIRDVGIPGHLRVTAGTEKETTVFLEALETLLGSPASQPN; encoded by the coding sequence GTGAGTGACCAGCTTGAGCGACTTGACCGACTTCCCCTCCGGACCAATCTGCGTGGACTGAGCCCGTATGGCGCACCGCAGCTTGACGTCCCGATTTTGCTCAACGTCAACGAGAACACCCATGGCGTGCCGGCAGATGTGCAAGCGGCGATCACCGAGGCCGTTGCTGCCGCGGCTACTGGCCTGAACCGGTATCCTGACCGCGAATTCACGGAACTCCGTGAATCCCTGGCGGATTACCTCGGACACGGGCTTTCCGCGGACAACATCTGGGCCGCGAACGGCTCCAACGAGGTCCTGCAACAGATTTTGCAGGCCTTTGGTGGCCCCGGGCGCAAGGCATTGGGTTTCCCTCCCACGTATTCCATGTACCCGTTGCTTGCCAGTGGCACCGACACCGAGTATGTCCGCGGCGTTCGTGCTGATGACTATGGGCTGGACGCAGCTTCTGCTGCTGCCCAAGTGAAGGAGACTGGCGCAAATATCGTCTTCCTGTGCTCTCCGAACAACCCCACTGGCACCGGACTGGGTTTGGACGTGGTCGAAGCCGTGTACGAGGCGGGCGAGGCGAGCCAAGCTATCGTCATCGTGGACGAGGCCTACCACGAGTTCGCGCACGACAACACACCAAGCGCACTGACGCTGCTTCCCGGGCGGGAGCGCTTGATCGTTTCACGCACCATGAGCAAAGCCTTTGCCCTGGCTGGTGCCCGCTTGGGTTACATGGCCGCCGCACCTGAGGTTACGGATGCCATTAGGCTCGTCCGGCTGCCGTACCACCTTTCAGCAGTCACGCAAGCCACCGCTTTGGCAGCCCTCAACCACCGCGAAGCGCTCATGGCTGACGTCGAGGACATCAAGGTCCAACGCGATCGCATTGTGACCGAACTCCTTCGAATGGGACTCAAGCCCTCGGCCTCGGACTCCAATTATGTGTTCTTTGGCGGTCTTGAGAACCCGCACGCCATTTGGCAGGGGTTGCTGGAGGCGGGTGTCCTGATCCGCGACGTCGGAATTCCCGGACACTTGCGGGTGACTGCCGGAACGGAGAAGGAAACAACGGTCTTCCTTGAGGCCTTGGAAACCCTCCTGGGCAGCCCGGCGTCCCAGCCCAACTAA
- the hisB gene encoding imidazoleglycerol-phosphate dehydratase HisB: protein MSETGATPSAARTARMERTTSESSVLVEINLDGTGVSDISTTVPFYDHMLTALCKHSLIDMTVKATGDTHIDAHHTVEDVAITFGEVLRTALGNKAGIRRFGEATVPLDEALAHAVVDVSGRPYLVHGGEPAGQEYHLIGGHFTGSLTRHVFEAITLHAGICLHMNVLAGRDPHHIVEAQFKAFARALRSAVESDPRVEGIPSTKGAL from the coding sequence ATGAGCGAAACCGGCGCCACGCCGTCCGCTGCCCGCACTGCTCGCATGGAGCGCACCACCAGCGAATCCTCCGTCCTGGTGGAAATCAACCTCGATGGCACCGGTGTCTCGGATATCAGCACCACGGTTCCCTTCTATGACCACATGCTGACGGCGTTGTGCAAGCACTCCCTGATTGACATGACCGTCAAAGCCACCGGGGACACCCACATTGATGCCCATCACACGGTGGAGGATGTCGCCATTACTTTTGGTGAGGTCTTGCGCACGGCCTTGGGCAACAAAGCCGGCATCCGCCGCTTCGGCGAAGCAACGGTTCCCTTGGACGAGGCCCTGGCGCATGCCGTCGTGGACGTTTCCGGACGCCCGTACCTGGTGCACGGAGGGGAACCTGCGGGACAGGAGTACCACCTGATCGGGGGGCACTTCACGGGCTCGCTGACACGCCACGTGTTTGAGGCAATCACGTTGCACGCAGGTATCTGCCTGCACATGAATGTCCTTGCTGGCCGCGATCCGCACCACATTGTCGAAGCCCAGTTCAAGGCCTTTGCGCGCGCTCTTCGCTCAGCAGTTGAGTCGGATCCTCGCGTCGAGGGCATTCCGTCAACCAAGGGGGCGCTGTGA
- the hisH gene encoding imidazole glycerol phosphate synthase subunit HisH has translation MSGQILKNGAVTHASAAVKPESPEGKPTVTVLDYGSGNVRSAVRALERAGAQVVLSAKPEDVLNADGLLVPGVGAFETVMKELKSVDAIRMIGRRVAGGRPVLAICVGLQVLFEAGVEHGTESEGMAEWPGKVELLPAPVVPHMGWNTVDVPQGSKLFAGVEQERFYFVHSYGVQEWNFDVVQPRMAPPLVTWSEHGARFIAAVENGPLCATQFHPEKSGDAGARLLRNWVDGLRKPGSKAAQAPASDDSSAA, from the coding sequence GTGAGTGGACAAATTCTGAAGAACGGCGCCGTTACCCACGCTTCGGCCGCCGTCAAGCCGGAGTCGCCCGAGGGTAAGCCCACCGTTACCGTGCTGGACTACGGTTCGGGAAACGTTCGTTCCGCCGTTCGCGCCCTTGAACGTGCCGGTGCCCAGGTGGTCCTCAGCGCCAAGCCTGAAGACGTGCTGAACGCTGACGGGCTGCTGGTCCCGGGCGTGGGTGCTTTTGAGACGGTGATGAAAGAACTCAAATCTGTGGATGCCATCCGCATGATTGGCCGCCGCGTCGCCGGTGGACGGCCCGTCCTGGCAATCTGCGTGGGCCTGCAGGTCCTCTTCGAAGCCGGCGTCGAGCACGGCACCGAGTCCGAGGGCATGGCCGAATGGCCGGGCAAAGTTGAACTCCTTCCGGCCCCCGTGGTTCCCCACATGGGATGGAACACGGTGGATGTGCCCCAAGGATCCAAGCTTTTCGCTGGCGTCGAGCAGGAACGCTTCTACTTCGTGCACTCCTATGGCGTGCAGGAGTGGAACTTCGATGTCGTCCAGCCGCGGATGGCCCCACCGTTGGTGACCTGGTCCGAGCACGGTGCACGCTTTATCGCTGCCGTTGAAAACGGCCCCCTGTGTGCAACCCAGTTTCATCCCGAGAAATCCGGCGATGCCGGGGCGCGGCTCCTTCGTAACTGGGTGGACGGACTCCGGAAACCCGGCTCCAAGGCGGCACAGGCTCCGGCATCGGACGACAGTAGCGCAGCCTAA
- the priA gene encoding bifunctional 1-(5-phosphoribosyl)-5-((5-phosphoribosylamino)methylideneamino)imidazole-4-carboxamide isomerase/phosphoribosylanthranilate isomerase PriA, with protein MTTSAQSVLELLPAVDIVDGQAVRLLQGEAGSETSYGTPLEAALNWQNAGAEWVHMVDLDAAFGRGNNADLISEVVSQLNVKVELSGGLRDDESLERALALGVARVNLGTAALENPEWTRRAIDRFGDKIAVGLDVRGTTLAGRGWTKEGGDLWEVLARLEDAGCARYVVTDVTKDGTLQGPNVDLLRQMVEKTGKPVVASGGISSLEDLRVLRELVPLGVEGAIVGKALYAGAFTLPEALDVAGRR; from the coding sequence ATGACCACCTCCGCCCAGTCCGTTCTGGAACTCCTCCCTGCCGTTGACATCGTTGATGGCCAGGCAGTCCGCCTGCTGCAAGGTGAGGCTGGCTCGGAAACCAGCTATGGAACGCCCCTTGAAGCTGCCTTGAACTGGCAGAACGCCGGTGCCGAGTGGGTTCACATGGTGGACCTCGACGCCGCCTTTGGCCGCGGCAACAACGCAGACCTCATCAGCGAGGTCGTGTCCCAGCTCAATGTCAAGGTTGAGTTGTCCGGCGGTTTGCGGGATGACGAGTCGCTGGAACGCGCCCTGGCGCTGGGGGTTGCCCGGGTGAACCTGGGCACAGCGGCACTGGAAAACCCGGAATGGACCCGCCGTGCGATCGACCGCTTCGGTGACAAAATCGCCGTCGGGCTTGATGTTCGCGGAACCACCTTGGCTGGACGTGGCTGGACGAAGGAAGGCGGGGACCTCTGGGAGGTCCTTGCCCGTCTGGAGGATGCCGGCTGTGCACGCTACGTTGTCACCGATGTCACCAAGGACGGAACGCTGCAGGGACCGAACGTGGACCTGCTGCGCCAGATGGTTGAGAAGACGGGCAAGCCGGTTGTTGCCTCGGGCGGTATCTCCAGCCTCGAGGACCTTCGGGTGCTGCGTGAACTCGTTCCGCTGGGCGTTGAAGGCGCGATTGTGGGCAAGGCGCTTTATGCCGGTGCCTTCACTCTGCCCGAAGCCCTGGACGTTGCCGGCCGTCGCTGA
- a CDS encoding SseB family protein: MPQPETHHGDSPDKGNAVRRELPGHIAAALAGAGGATDSAGQPWAGRSLSGDDAKIHNFEDDDGTADAGYLAAIAALVEGTGGEADVVASLATARVFVPVVAQLAEEAEGVDGLHMDKQADMALVTLKAPDGRKAMPVFTTAAALEAWHSEARPVAVYAARAALSAVSEGAQLLVLDPGSAFTFVVRRPAMWALAQQRDWTPSYLDDQLEFALASQAQAFPAVRRLETQPGGGVASLTADGRTVPGGGAGPELRIVLFLEDGLDAAAVQSLVLGLNEAWAQVESFAEGVDSIEVKLHRAAQEPGRH; encoded by the coding sequence ATGCCTCAGCCCGAAACGCACCACGGCGACAGCCCGGACAAGGGTAACGCTGTCCGGCGTGAACTGCCGGGGCACATCGCCGCCGCCCTGGCCGGCGCCGGGGGAGCCACCGACTCTGCAGGGCAGCCTTGGGCCGGCCGCAGCCTGAGCGGTGACGACGCCAAGATCCACAACTTCGAGGACGACGACGGCACTGCCGATGCCGGTTACCTCGCCGCCATTGCGGCCCTCGTGGAGGGGACCGGTGGTGAAGCCGACGTTGTGGCCTCGCTCGCTACGGCCAGGGTCTTCGTCCCCGTAGTGGCCCAGCTCGCAGAGGAGGCCGAAGGCGTTGATGGGCTGCACATGGACAAGCAGGCCGATATGGCATTGGTCACACTTAAGGCGCCTGATGGCCGGAAGGCAATGCCTGTCTTCACCACGGCTGCTGCTCTTGAAGCGTGGCATTCGGAGGCGCGGCCAGTAGCTGTTTATGCGGCGAGGGCGGCCCTTTCAGCCGTTTCTGAAGGCGCACAATTGTTGGTGCTGGACCCCGGTTCAGCGTTCACGTTCGTGGTTCGCCGCCCCGCGATGTGGGCGCTGGCCCAGCAGCGGGACTGGACGCCGTCATACCTTGATGATCAACTGGAGTTTGCTCTCGCTTCACAGGCCCAGGCCTTTCCGGCGGTGCGCCGGTTGGAAACGCAGCCCGGTGGCGGTGTCGCCTCCCTGACTGCGGACGGTCGCACGGTTCCCGGCGGAGGTGCCGGCCCGGAACTGCGGATAGTGCTCTTCCTTGAGGACGGACTGGACGCAGCTGCCGTTCAATCGCTGGTGCTTGGCTTGAATGAGGCGTGGGCGCAGGTGGAATCGTTTGCCGAGGGCGTCGACTCCATCGAAGTAAAACTGCACCGCGCGGCACAGGAGCCTGGGCGGCACTAA
- a CDS encoding MFS transporter, whose product MNFALYKEMLSIRPVRRLLLVGMVARIPHSAAGVLLTLHIVLTLGEGYAAAGAAAAVMTIGIALGAPWRGRRVDMVGLRKALIPSVVSETVIWTIVPHVPYAWLLPLVFVGGLFTLPIFSVVRQSLGVMVDGDQRRSAFALDSIATELVFMIGPAVGAIVATSGFSAVGLTAVGASVSVAGLFLIWFNPPTRTESTCTPEESAARAAADLAAAEAAMVASAPGHVQEAASEMAPTATSRTAGLRTRVARNFTWFTVSVAALFAVAAGSGMVLSGSDVSIVGLLERGGHQNQIGIVFFFWCAASVVGGLIYGAMNRPVSPMLLLLGMAALTIPMGFAHDTWTLAVLSIFPGLLCAPVLSASSEKVADLVDEERRGEAMGWYGSALTAGIALGAPLAGIFIDTVGTSGGFAAVGSAGVVLCVAGFILMSMRRRAARV is encoded by the coding sequence GTGAACTTCGCTCTCTACAAAGAGATGCTGTCCATCCGCCCTGTCCGGCGGCTCCTGCTCGTGGGAATGGTTGCGCGCATTCCTCATTCGGCGGCTGGCGTGCTTCTGACTTTGCACATCGTCCTGACGCTGGGGGAGGGCTATGCTGCCGCGGGTGCTGCTGCCGCCGTCATGACAATTGGCATTGCCTTGGGGGCACCCTGGCGTGGTCGGCGGGTGGACATGGTAGGACTGCGGAAGGCCCTGATCCCATCTGTCGTTTCGGAGACAGTCATCTGGACGATCGTTCCGCACGTCCCGTATGCGTGGTTGCTTCCCTTGGTCTTCGTGGGGGGCTTGTTCACCCTGCCGATCTTCAGCGTGGTCCGTCAGTCGCTGGGCGTCATGGTGGATGGAGACCAGCGGCGCTCGGCGTTTGCGCTCGATTCCATCGCAACTGAGCTTGTGTTTATGATCGGCCCCGCTGTTGGCGCGATTGTTGCCACGAGCGGCTTCTCGGCCGTAGGACTCACGGCGGTAGGGGCCTCTGTCTCCGTGGCTGGCCTGTTCCTGATCTGGTTCAATCCACCCACCCGGACTGAAAGCACCTGCACCCCGGAGGAATCTGCGGCACGTGCCGCCGCGGACCTTGCCGCTGCCGAGGCGGCCATGGTGGCCTCTGCCCCAGGCCATGTGCAGGAGGCAGCGTCTGAAATGGCGCCAACGGCCACATCCCGCACGGCCGGCCTCCGGACCCGCGTAGCCCGTAACTTCACCTGGTTTACGGTTTCCGTTGCGGCTCTGTTCGCCGTAGCTGCGGGATCTGGGATGGTACTCAGCGGTTCGGACGTCAGTATTGTTGGCCTGCTGGAGCGCGGTGGTCACCAGAACCAGATCGGCATCGTCTTCTTCTTCTGGTGTGCGGCATCTGTGGTGGGCGGGCTGATCTACGGAGCCATGAATCGTCCGGTCTCTCCCATGCTCCTGTTGTTGGGCATGGCGGCACTCACCATCCCGATGGGTTTCGCCCACGACACATGGACCCTGGCCGTGCTCTCGATTTTCCCGGGCCTTCTTTGCGCTCCCGTGCTGTCGGCCTCCTCCGAGAAGGTGGCGGACCTTGTGGATGAGGAACGTCGCGGCGAGGCGATGGGCTGGTACGGTTCCGCACTAACCGCCGGAATTGCGCTGGGGGCGCCTCTTGCCGGGATATTCATCGACACCGTGGGCACATCGGGCGGCTTTGCCGCCGTCGGTTCAGCAGGGGTCGTGCTCTGCGTCGCTGGCTTCATCCTCATGTCCATGCGACGGCGTGCCGCGCGGGTGTAG
- a CDS encoding DUF1844 domain-containing protein, giving the protein MSTEDSNPRNSYSEDTATAPAADAGVSQQIRDIAEVPAVEVITTGAVHLMSAAAVKVGLADDPNAEDLKDLDEARKLITALAGLVTAAAPEIGSQHAGPLRDGLRSLQLAFREASLIPDAPGKGPGEKFTGPVN; this is encoded by the coding sequence ATGAGCACTGAAGACAGCAATCCGCGCAACTCCTACTCCGAGGACACAGCCACAGCCCCCGCCGCCGACGCCGGGGTTTCCCAGCAGATCCGCGACATCGCGGAAGTTCCGGCCGTAGAGGTCATCACCACCGGCGCGGTCCACCTGATGAGCGCCGCCGCTGTGAAAGTCGGCCTTGCCGACGACCCCAACGCAGAAGACCTCAAAGACCTCGACGAGGCCCGCAAACTCATCACCGCTTTGGCCGGCCTGGTAACGGCGGCTGCCCCCGAAATCGGCTCCCAGCACGCCGGGCCCTTGCGTGATGGGCTGCGTTCCCTCCAGCTGGCGTTCCGCGAGGCTTCCCTTATCCCCGACGCCCCTGGCAAAGGCCCAGGTGAGAAGTTCACCGGACCCGTGAACTAG
- the infC gene encoding translation initiation factor IF-3: MRLVGPAGEQVGIVRIEDALRLAAESDLDLVEVAPQAKPPVCKLMDFGKYKYEAAVKAREARKNQTNTVLKEIRFRLKIDKHDYETKRGHALRFLGAGDKVKAMIQFRGREQQRPEMGIRLLQKFAEDVAEVGIVESSPRIDGRNMVMVIGPLKNKAEAKAEARRAAQRAEAKAQNEAKASGRVDTTGDQAPLTQTLGDLLPAGLLASEEEPKQEAVEAPEVEAPVAEEAPVVEEAPVVEEVPVAEEAPVVEEAPVVEETPAPVVEEAPVVAEAPAVKAAPAEKAPAPKAAPAPAAVPQAAPKPAVPAAAPKPAVPSAPKPVAKPAAPKPAARPAAPKAAPKPASRKTN, from the coding sequence GTGCGGCTGGTCGGCCCTGCCGGCGAACAGGTAGGAATTGTCCGCATCGAGGACGCCCTGCGTCTTGCTGCCGAATCCGATCTCGATCTCGTTGAAGTTGCCCCGCAGGCTAAGCCTCCTGTTTGCAAGTTGATGGACTTCGGCAAGTACAAGTACGAGGCTGCCGTCAAGGCGCGTGAGGCCCGCAAGAACCAGACCAACACGGTTCTTAAGGAAATCCGTTTCCGCCTGAAGATCGACAAGCACGACTACGAAACCAAGCGCGGACACGCACTTCGTTTCCTCGGTGCCGGGGACAAGGTCAAGGCAATGATCCAGTTCCGTGGCCGCGAACAGCAGCGTCCTGAGATGGGCATCCGCCTGCTTCAGAAGTTTGCTGAAGACGTAGCCGAGGTTGGCATTGTCGAGTCCAGCCCTCGCATCGATGGCCGCAACATGGTCATGGTGATCGGTCCGCTGAAGAACAAGGCCGAAGCCAAGGCTGAAGCCCGGCGTGCCGCCCAGCGTGCAGAAGCCAAGGCGCAGAACGAGGCCAAGGCATCCGGACGCGTGGACACCACGGGTGACCAGGCTCCGCTGACGCAGACCCTGGGTGACCTTCTTCCGGCAGGCCTGCTTGCTTCCGAAGAAGAGCCCAAGCAGGAAGCCGTGGAAGCTCCCGAGGTCGAAGCTCCCGTTGCTGAAGAGGCTCCGGTTGTTGAAGAAGCCCCGGTAGTTGAAGAGGTTCCGGTAGCTGAAGAGGCTCCGGTAGTTGAAGAGGCTCCCGTGGTTGAGGAAACCCCGGCGCCAGTAGTCGAAGAAGCACCCGTGGTTGCGGAAGCCCCGGCTGTGAAGGCTGCACCGGCGGAGAAAGCCCCGGCCCCCAAGGCAGCCCCCGCACCGGCAGCGGTCCCGCAGGCAGCTCCGAAGCCAGCTGTTCCGGCAGCTGCCCCGAAGCCTGCAGTTCCCTCGGCTCCGAAGCCCGTCGCCAAGCCGGCAGCTCCCAAGCCGGCAGCTCGGCCCGCAGCCCCCAAGGCTGCGCCGAAGCCTGCATCACGCAAGACCAACTAG
- the rpmI gene encoding 50S ribosomal protein L35, translated as MPKMKTHSGAKKRFKLTGTGKLKRQQANRRHYLEHKSSTLTRRLAGDKIVFKGDAKVIKKMLGV; from the coding sequence ATGCCGAAGATGAAGACCCACAGCGGTGCTAAGAAGCGCTTCAAGCTGACCGGCACCGGCAAGCTGAAGCGTCAGCAGGCCAACCGCCGCCACTACCTGGAGCACAAGTCCTCCACGCTGACCCGTCGCCTCGCCGGCGACAAGATCGTCTTCAAGGGCGATGCCAAGGTCATCAAGAAGATGCTCGGCGTCTAA